The sequence below is a genomic window from Mycobacterium sp. ITM-2016-00316.
GAATCCACCAAGGTCTACTTCGACGCCCATCCTCAGGAGCACGCAGAGCTGAGGGGCATCCGCCAGCCGTTGGTCGATTTCCGCAACCGCTGCGGCTACAACGCACCCAATCCCCCTGGAGGACAGCAGTCGTGAACAGCACGAGTAGGTCGATCCGGGCCCGCGTCATGGCGGTCGCGTTCGCGTTCCTGACGCTGCCCGGCGTGATCGTGTTGGCCGCGCCCGCCGGTACTGCACTTGCGGACGTGTGTGCCAGCGCCGGGCGCCGGATCTCCGTGGGTGGATGCGTCAACATCGCCGACGCGGTGGCCCCCTACGTGCCACCGCCGGCGTACTACGCCCCGCTGCCCGAAGACCCGCCACCGCCTCCGCCGCCGCCGGGTTCGAACGTCAGCGGCTGCATCGGTTACAACGGGCGATGGGTCAGCGCGGGCGGCTGTAACTGACACCGTCCGCACGGGGCGGATACATCGCTTGACCTCAACCATGGTTGAGGTTGAAAGCTGGGTGCACACCGACGAGGAGGCACCCATGCAGCAGATCCGCTCCGACCTGTGGGAGACCCGGCAGGACAGCCCGTTTCCCGGTCTGACCACCCACGCCTACCTGTGGACGGGCGGCCCGGGTGGCAACGTGCTGTTCTACAGCACCCAGACCGAGGCCGACTTCGCCGAGCTGCAACGGCTCGGCGGAGTCGCCCATCAATACCTGTCCCACCGCGACGAAGCGGGTCCGATGCTGGGCCGCATCGCCGCACACTTCGGCGCCCGCCTGCACGCGCCGGCGGCCGAACTGGTCGATATCGGCAGGCACGCCCACATCGACGTCCCGATCGGCAGCAGGCATGTCGACGCCAACGGCATCGAGGTGATCCCCACCCCGGGCCACTCCCCCGGCAGCACCAGCTATCTGGTGCCCGGCGCCAACGGCCAGAGCTACCTGTTCACCGGCGACACCATCTTCCTCGGCGAAGACGGTGACTGGGCGGCCGGCCATCTGCCCGGTATCAGCGACGCCGCCCAGTTGCAGGACAGCCTGCAGGTGCTGGGCAGGTTGCATCCCGATCTGGTGATCTCCAGCGCCTTCCCCTCGGAGTCCGGCGTGCAGGTTCCCGGCCCGCGGTGGGCACAGTGTGCGGCGGAGGCCCGCGATCGGCTGGCGGAGGTAGCCTGACGAGCTATGCCAGGCCGAAGCGACGGGGGACGTTCCGGCCGGTTCGCCCCCAGCCCGTCGGCCGATCTGCACATCGGCAATCTGCGCACGGCGGTATTGGCCTGGTTGTTCGCCAGGTCCACGGGGCGCCGGTTCCTGATCCGGGTCGAGGATCTCGACGACCGCACGTTCAGCGATGTGGCGGCCCGGCAGCTGGCCGACCTGACCGCGATCGGGGTGATCCCCGATGATCCGCCCGAGTATCAGACCGCCCACGCCGGCCGCTACGACACCGTGATAGAAGAGCTGTCCCGGCGCGGCCTGGTGTACGAATGCTACTGCAGCAGAAAGGATATACTCGGTGCTCCGCGGGCTCCGCACGCACCGGAGGGCGCCTATCCGGGAACCTGCCGGGATCGCGAACCGCCGGCCGATTCACACCGGCCCCCAGCTTTACGGTTGCGCAGCGACACCTTCTCCTACACCGTCACCGATGTCCTGCACGGTGAATTCACCGGTGTGGTCGATGATTTCGTGCTGCGACGCGGCGACGGGGTGACCGCCTACAACCTGGCGGTGGTGGTCGATGACGCCGCCCAGGATATCGACCAGGTGGTGCGCGGTGACGATCTGCTGTCGTCCTCGCCGCGGCAGGCCTATCTCGCGGCGCTGCTGGGCTACCCCCCGGTCACCTACGCCCACGTACCGCTGGTGCTCAACGCCGAGGGCAAGCGGTTGGCCAAGCGTGACGGCGCGGTGACACTCGCCGAGATCGGTGTGGCGCCCGCGCTGGCTCTGATCGCGGACTCCCTGGGCTATTCGGCCACCACGCTCGACGGCATGCTCGGCGAATTCGATCCCATGTCTGTTCCGCGGCAGCCCTGGGTATACCGCCCCGTGTGAGCGAAACCCTGTGCACAGCGGACAAGCATTGCTACGGTCCGCCCGTGCTCGGAAACCTCCAGCGGGTACTGCTCGCCACACTGCTCACCGCCGCGGTGATCCTCGGCGCCGTCGGCTGCGGCTCACCCGAGGGCACCGGCACGGACCCGATCCAGTCGGCGGGCGTGCTGCGGGTCGGCACCGAGGGCACCTACGCGCCGTTCAGCTACCACGACCCCGCCACCGGCGAACTGGTCGGCTATGACATCGACGTCGCCAGGGCGGTCGGCGACCAACTGGGTGTGACCGTCGAATTCGTGGAAACGCCATGGGATTCCATCTTCGCGGCACTGGAAGCCAACCGGTTCGACATCGTCGCCAACCAAGTCACCATCAACCCCGAACGCCAGGCCAAATACGACCTGTCCCAGCCCTATACGGTCGGCGAAGGCGTCATCGTCACGAGAGCCGACGACGACTCGATCAGCTCGCTCGAGGATCTGTCGGGCAAGACCACCGCCCAGTCGATCACCAGCAACTGGGCGCAGGTCGCCCGCGACGCCGGCGCCACGGTCGAAGGTGTGGAGGGCTTCGCGCAGGCGATCACCCTGCTCAACCAGGGCCGCATCGACGCCACTGTGAACGACAGCGTCGCGGTGTACGCCTACCTCGCCGAGACCGGTGACACCTCGGTCAAGATCGCCGCGCAGACCGGTGAGACCAGCGATCAGGGCTTCGCCGCCCGTAAGGACAGCGGTCTGCTGCCCGAACTCAACGGCGCCCTCGACCAATTGCGCGCCGACGGCAGACTGACCGCGATCTCGGAGAAGTACCTGAAGGCCGACGCGACCGGCGGCGCCACGGCCACAGCCCAGACCCCCGGCGCGAGTCCGGAGGTGCGCTCGGCGTTCCAGCTGGTGCTCGACAACCTCTGGCCGCTCGCCAAGGCCGCGCTCACCATGACGATTCCGCTGACGCTCATCAGCTTCATCATCGGCCTGGTGATCGCGCTGGCGGTGGCCCTGGCCCGGTTGTCGTCGAACGTGGTGGTGAGCAATGTGGCGCGGTTCTACATCTCGATCATCCGCGGCACACCGCTGCTGGTGCAGCTGTTCATCGTGTTCTACGCGCTGCCGGAGTTCGGGGTGCGGATCGACCCGTTCCCCGCGGCGGTGATCGCCTTCAGCCTCAACGTCGGCGGCTACGCGGCCGAGATCATCCGTTCCGCGATCTTGAGCGTGCCGAAGGGGCAGTGGGAGGCAGCCGAGACCATCGGCTACCACTACGCCGGCGCGCTGCGGCGCATCATCCTGCCCCAGGCCGCCCGGGTCGCCGTCCCGCCGCTGTCCAACACGTTGATCTCGCTGGTCAAGGACACATCCCTGGCGTCGACGATTTTGGTGACCGAGTTGCTGCGACAGGCTCAGATCGTCGCGGCGCCCACGTTCGAGTTCTTCGCGCTCTACGGCACGGCGGCGATCTACTACTGGGTGATCTGCCTGGCGCTGTCCTTCGGGCAGGCCAGGGTGGAACACCGACTGGAAAGGTACGTGGCGAGATGACCGAATACCGTGTCGAGGCTCGGGGCATCGAGAAGGCGTTCGGCGACAACAAGGTGCTGCGCGACGTGTCCTTCACGGTGGCCACCGGCACCGCGACGGCGATCATCGGGCCGTCCGGGTCGGGAAAGACCACCCTGCTGCGCACCCTGAACGCGCTGGACCGAGCCGACGCCGGGGTGATCCGGGTCGACGATGTCGAGATCGACTTCGCCACCCCGACCCCGAAACCCGAGATACGCCGATTCCAGTCGCGCAGCGGCTTCGTGTTCCAGGGCCACAACCTGTTCCCACACAAGACGGTGCTGGAGAACATCATCGAGGGCCCGGTGATCGTGCAGAAGCGCCCCAAGGACGAAGTGGTCGCCGAGGCCGTCGCGTTGCTCGACCAGGTGGGGCTCGCCGAGAAGCAGGACCAGTACCCGTTCCAGCTGTCCGGCGGCCAGCAGCAGCGCGTCGGTATCGCGCGGGCACTGGCGCTCAAGCCCAAGCTGGTGCTCTTCGACGAACCGACGTCGGCCCTGGACCCGGAGCTCGTGGGCGAGGTGCTCTCGGTGATCAAGGATCTCGCCGTGCAGGGGTGGACCCTGGTGATCGTCACGCACGAAATCCAGTTCGCCCGACAGGTTTCCAATCAGGTGTTGTTCACCGACAACGGCGTCATCCTGGAACAGGGCACACCCGAAGAGGTCATCGGGAACCCCCGGCAGGAGCGCACGCGGCAGTTTCTGGACCGGATCCTCAACCCGCTGTGACGCCCGCCGCCCAGCCCACCAGCGACCCGAGGTAGGACAACATCTCCGCATCGGGATGCGCGGCTGGATCGTCGAGATGCAGCCGGGCCAATTCCTCGATGGCGGCCAACAGGATTCGTACTGTCGCGCTGTCCGGGTCGACCCGCAGGTGCCGAGCCGCCACCGACCTCGCGTAGGCGCGACCCAGTTCGAGCCGCACCCGCGCCTCCGGCGGGGCTCCGTCGGGAGGCCGAAGTATGATCCGCCAACTTGTCGGGGCGGCGTGCAGATAGGCCAGGATGCCGCGGCCCAGCTCGTCGATGTCGCGCGCGCCCTGCACGCTGCCGATCCCCGAGAACGCCACCGCGGACTCACGGTCCAGCAGGGCTGTCGTCAGACCGGCTAGGTCGATGAACTGTTGATAGACAACGGTTCTGGTCACCCCCGATTGGCCCGCGACGCGCTCGATGGTCAGCGCGGGGAAGCCGTCGGCGGCCACGATGTCGCGCGCCACATCGAGAAGCTGGGTCCGACGTTCGGCACCGGTGAGCCGGCGGCGGGTCATGCGAGCAGCAGGTCGACGGCCTTGGCGGCACTCTGCACGGCGCTCTCCATGGTGGCCGACCAGTCCGTGGCGGTCCAGTCCCCGGCCAACACCAGCGAGGGCACCGAAGTGCGTTGCGGTGGGCGCAGCGAATCGGTGCCGACCACCTGGGAGAAGGTGGCCCGCGGCATCTTGACCACCTGGGCCTCCAGCACTTTCGCCTCCGTCGCGGCCGGGTAGTAACGCCGCAGCAATGCCAGCTGCTCGTCGACGATCTCCTCGTTGCTCTTGTGTATCTGCTCGTAGGCGCCGCTGGTGGTCAGGCAGTACAACCACGAGCGTTCGGTGCTGCGGCCATGCATGATCTGCCGGTCGAAGACCTCGTCGATGACACCGGTGCCGCCGATCAACCCCTCGAAGGCGGACTCGGTACCCAGCGGCCGGTCAAGGTACAGGTTGGTGCTGACGATGGGGGTGTAGCCCAATTTGTCTGCCGCGGCGTAGATTTCCGGGTGCTCAGGCAGGTCGTCAAGCAGGCCGGCGATATTGGAGTTGGGCACCGCGCAGACCACCGCATCCGCGGGGATCTCGGTCCCGTCGGCCAGCAGCACGCCGGTCACCGCGCCGTCGGTGATGTTGATCTTTCGGGCCACCGCCCGGTAGCGCACATCGACACCGCGCTCCTCGAACACCCTCAGGGCGCCCTCGATGTAGAGGGTGTCCAGGTCGACAGTCGGGTACCCGATGGTGACGGGGGTGCGGTGTTTGATCCCCAAACGGATACCGGTGCCGAGCACATTCGCGAAGACCTTCGCCGACTCCTGCGCGACCGGCTCGGCGGCGATTCCCAGCGCCAGCCAGTCCCACAACGCTTCTCGCGCCGGGGCGGGCATCCCGACGCGGTCGAACCACTGCTCGGTGGAGATATCGGCAAGATCGGCGGGCTGCCGCAGCGCCTGCCAGCCCAGCAGCAGGGTGGCGCGCGCGGCACGCAACCGGTCCGCCCAGCTCGCGTCCGGGTGCACCCCGAACAGGGTGCGGATCGCGCCCACCCCGGTGGTCTGCATGGTGACCTTGCGCCCGTCGGGCCAGCGCAGTGTGGAGGATTTCGGGAACGCGATGTGTTGGCGGGTGCCGACGCTGGTGAGATACCGGTAGAGGTGTTGATACCCGCTGGCGATGACGTGCTGGCCGTTGTCGGGCACATCGTCCGGGCCATTGCTGCCGGTCTCGGCACGCATGGCGTGCGTGCGGCCGCCGAGGCTGCCGCGCCGTTCCAGCAGGGTCACCGCGCACCCGGCCTCGGCCAGCCAGACCGCCGAGGCCAGCCCGGCCAGCCCGCCGCCGATGACCACGAAGCGCCGCGCGTCGTCTCCCATCCGGCGACTTTAACTTACATTTTGTAAGTTACAAGAGGATGGTGCGATCCGGGACCGGTGACCGGCCCTGCGCCGCCCGCGCAGCGGCCGCCAGCAGACCGTCCCGGAACTGCGGATCCGCGATGGCCGCCAGCGCCTCGCCCCGCTCGCGGACCGTCAGGCCCTCCAATTCGGCGGTGCCGTGTTCGGTGACGATCACGTCGACGTGATGGCGCGGTGTGGTGATCACCGCTCCGGGCCCGAACCACGGCACGACGCGCGAGCGCAGTTCACCGTCTTTCATGTACGTCGACGGCAGGCAGATGAGTGAGCGGTCGGACAACTCGAGGCCGGCGCCGGCCACAAAATCCTCGGCCCCGCCGATCCCGCTGAACTGCCCGCCGTCGATGGTGTCGGCGACCACCTGCCCGTGGATGTCGATGCCCAGCGCACCGTTGATGGTGACCATGCGATGGTTGTCGGCGATCACTTCCGGTGCGTTGACCACCTCCACCGGCAGGAAGGCCACCTCCCGGTTGCCATCGAGCCAGTCGTAGAGTTCGGCCGACCCGAACGCGAAGGTCGTCACGCTGACACCGTCGAACTGGCCCTTGTGAGCGTTGGCGATCTTGCCCGCCCGGTGCAGACGCATGCAGCCATCGGTGAACATCTCGCTGTGCAAACCGAAGTCGCTGCCGTCGCCCTCGGCGAGCAGGGTGGCGATCTGGTTGGGGATCGAGCCGATCCCGGTCTGCAGGGTCACCCCCGACGGCATGTAGGCCACGGCGTTCTTCGCGATGGCCCGGTCGACGTCACTGGGCGGTGTGTCACCTCCAGGCAGCGCGAGCGGCGCCTCCGAGGATCGCGCCAGGATGTCGATCTCGTCGACGTGCAGGGCGTGCCGGTGATCGCCCATCCCGTAGGTCCGCGGGAACGCATCGGAGGCCTCCACAATGAGCAACCGGTCGGGATCTGCGCCGGCACGCCGCAATTCGTCGACGGTACCGCCGGCATGCAGGGACAGCGAACACCAGCCGTCGGCGTCCGGCGCCGCGGTGACCGTCGTCATCACCCGCGGTGACTGCCGCTGCAGCAGCGGACCGAAGCGCCGGAAGTCCGCGGGCGCGAACTCGACGTCGGCGCCGCCGTCGCGGAGCGCCCGGTCCAGCGGGCCGTAGAACCCGGACAGGTAGTGCACTCCCTTGCGGGTGAACAATTCGGTGAGCACCGCCAGCAGTGCGCCGTAGACCCGCAGATCGGTCCAGTCGTCGCGCTCGCCCAGCGCCCGCAGGAAAGCCGGCGGCTGGCCGGGCCCCAACGGAATTCCCAAGGTGTCGGTCGCCTGCAGCCGCGCGGCGGCCCGCTCGGCGGTGAGCTCGGTCGGCATCTGCCCGACGCTACGCGATCATCGTGAGAGGGTGTCGTTCATGGCAAGCGATGAAGCGGACGTCCTGATTATCGGTGCCGGGCTGTCCGGTCTGATCGCGGCCCGCACGGTGCTGGCGGCGGGGCTCACACCGCTGATCCTGGAGGCGGACACCCGCGTCGGCGGACGCATCCTCACCGAGGATCTGGCCGGTCTGCCGATGGAATTGGGCGCGCAGTGGATCGGCGATACCCATCACCGCATGTTCGCGTTGGCCGCAGAACTCGGTGTCGAGACATATCAGCAGTACGACGAGGGTGAGACGTCCTACGAGCTTGCCGGCACGGGAGTTCTGCGCGGCAACGATTTTCACGACCGATTCGGCGATGAACTGGCAGAGCTGGAGACGGTGCTGCGGCGTCTGGACGAGCTGTCCGCCGAGGTATCACCGGCGACTCCATGGACCGCACCGCACGCCGCCGAGTGGGACGCCATCACCGCGGGCGCTTGGTACGACACACAGGGTCTGTCACCGGTCGCGCGCACACTGCTGGAGATATGCACCGTCGGGATCCTCGCCGTGCCGACGGTCGAAGTCTCCTTCCTGCATCTGCTGTTCACCATCCAGACCTGCGGGGTGACCGCCGAGCTGTTCGCCGAGTCCGAGGGTGGCGCGCAGACCACCCGGTTCGTGGGCGGGACCGCCCAGATACCCCAGCGGCTGGCAGCGCTGGTCACCGACCACCTGGTGTTCGACGCCCCTGTGCAGCTGATCGAGCACGGCACCGATTCCGTCGCGGTGCACTGCCGCGGCGGGCGCACCGCGCGCGGGCGCCGCGTGATCGTCGCGCTCTCACCGATGCTGGCCGGCCGCATCATGTACGACCCGCCACTGTCCGGGTATCGCGATCAACTGACTCAGCGAATGCCGAATTCAGCCGCCATGAAGGCGTTCTTCGTGTATGACGAACCCTTCTGGCGGACAGAAGGACTCAACGGGCAGCTGATCTCCGATATCGGGCCCGCCCGGATGTCGAATGACACCTGCATCCAGGGTGACGGCCACGGTGTGATCCTGCTCTTCCTTGAGGGCGAGCAGGCCCGCACGCACGCGCACTGGTCAGAAGCCGAACGCCGCGAGGCGCTGATGGCCGAACTGGTGCGGCATTTCGGGGATCGGGCGGCAAAACCGCTGCACTACATCGACGGGGAATGGGGCAACCGACAGTGGACCCGCGGCTGTTACAACGCCAACTGCGGTCCGCTGGTGTGGACCACCTACGGACCCGCGCTGGCCGAACCGATCGGCCCGATCCACTGGGCGTCCACCGACACCGCAACACAGTGGAGTGCCTATATGGAGGGTGCCGTCGAGTCCGGTGAACGGGCCGCCGCCGAAGTCATCGCGGCGCTCACCTGAGTGCCGCGAGTCGCTGGCCGCAGTTGGGGTTGGCGTCCCTCCGCGGATCGGCCGTCCGCGCGGTTCACTGTTCAGTTGTCAAGGTGCGCAAGAGTTATGCGGCGGTAGGCAGATCGGTCATGGTGCGTCGGGCGTGGGATCTCAGGTGCGCCGGTTCGGGGCCGGCCGGGTCATGCGGTGGGATGAACCAGGGGTGGCGGTCGGCGCCGAGGTAGACCTGCCAGCCCCCGTGGTGGATCGCGGTGTGGTGCAGTCGGCACAGCAGCACCCCGTTGTCGATGCTGGTGCGCCCGCCGCTGCTCCAGGGTTGGATGTGGTGGGCGTCGCACCAGGACACCGGCCGTCCGCAGCCCGGGTGGGCGCATCCACGGTCGCGGACGGCCAAACCTTTGCGGATGGCGGGTGTGAACAGTCGCTCGGCGCGCCCGACGTCCAGTGGTGCGCCGGCGTTGTCGATGGTCACCGAGGTCAGGGTGCTGTCGCAGGTGATGAGGTCGGCGGTGCGGGTGCTGACGGGCCCGCCGAATCCGAGAATGTCCACGCCCGGTGCTGCGGCGGGGCGGGTGAGGGTGACGTGCGGGAGCACGCCCCCGCTCATCGGGCGCTGCGAGCTCGACAGGTAGGTGCGCATGATCTGTCCGAAGGCGTCGGCGCGGCGGCGCCCGGTCGGGCGTGGGTCCGGGGACCCGTCGGGCAGCGGGATGGGCCGGCACAACGGGTCCAGCGCGGTGAGCAGTTCCTCTGCGGTGAGTGCGTCGAGATCCAAGCTGGCCGCGACCCGCCCGTCCTCGGTCTGCACCACGGTCATGTCGTTGAGGTCGGCGTTTTCGGCGACCGGCACCGCCCCGTCGTCGACAGGCTGGGCCGCCGCTCTGTCGATGGCGATCGCTCGGGCCTTCTTGGCCACCCCGGACGGGGTGGTCTCGATCATCAGCGTCGTCACCACGCCCGCCCGGTCTTCCTCGGACAACGCCACCCGATTGTGGATGTGGGCGACTCCTTTGCCGATGGCGTCGGCGAACTCGATACCGACCCCACCGAGGCGCTGCAACTGCGTCAACGCGGGCAGGGTGTGTGCCGCCCGGCCCACCCGCGCGGCCCGGTACGCCGCACCCGGCGCCACACCCAGACTGGTCAGCAGATCGGCCCCCGTGCGCAGGTGTTTGCGCGCCGGGATCCCGGCCCGCTCCGTGGCCGCAACCGCCTGGGCGATCACATGATCGAACAGATTGCGCAAGGTCACCGCGGCCGCCAGCACCGCCAACAACGGCTGCTCATCGATCACCCGGCGCGGACTGTCGAGTAGATGAAACAGCGTGCGATCGGCGTCGTCCTCGGGTGCAGGTACCGGGGTGAGGTCATCGATCAGCGCATCAATGAACGTGTCGAGATCAGTGGCGTCCATAGGGATACCGACTTTCACAGAAGGTGCCCAACGGGCACGATCAGTCACAACGGTCCGCACAGCCCGAAAGGGGCCATCGAACCTCGCGGCGACCGGAGTCGCGGTCTGTGCTCACCGAGTGGTGATGGGAGCAACGTCGCTTTCGAACTCGTGTTCGATGCTACGCCGAATCAAGGCCCCGCGCAAGGGAAATTCTGAGGACATCGGTGACAGTTCGAAGGCTCTTGGTGGTGACACTTCTGCTTCAGGGTTCCGGTGACGGCTGTCAATGAACCATCGATCCCAGCATCCGCCTGGCGATCTTGGAGTGGCCTGATGGCGCTCCCCGCGGGGCCGTCTCAACTTTCTTGCGTCGAGCACGCCATCTCCCGGAAGTCGTTCTACGCGTTACGCAAACGGGTGAGGGCCGACGACCAGATCTTCACCACCGACCCGCACCATGCAAGGGCTATTGCAAGGCAACCGAAAGCGTAGCCAGCCCCCGCAGGGTGACATTCGGCTTGTACACCGGCTCGGCGGACAGTCGCGCCCGCGGGAATCGCGCGGTCAACTTCGACAGCGCCACCCGGCCCTCCAGCCGCGCCAGCGGTGCACCCAGGCAGAAATGCGGGCCTAGCCCGAAGGACAGGTGGCGCAACGATTCCCGGCCGGGCCGGAACCGGTCGGGTTCGTCGTACATATCGGGATCGCGTTGCGCGGCGGCGAGTAGCAACAGCATGGTGTCGCCCGCCGCGATATCGACGTCCCCGATGCGCATGTCCGCTCCGGCGATCCGCATGACCAGCTGGACCGGCGGATCGAACCGCAACGTCTCCTCGACGATCGCACCCGCCAGTTCGGCATCGGCGGCCAGCGCCGACCAGTGCTCCGGCGTCCGCAACATCTCCTGCGCCGCATTGGCGATCAGGTTGACCGTCGTCTCGTGTCCCGCGATGAGCAGCAGATTGCAGGTCGCGACAATCTCGTCCGCGGTCAGCTGATCGCCGCCCTCCTCAGCGGCGATCAGCGCCGAGATCAGGTCCTCCCGGGGGTCCGCACGCCGCTGCTCGACCAGCTCACCCAGGTACTCGCGCAACCATGCGCCGGCGTCGAGGCGGGCATCGGCCTCCGGGTCGGGGGCGCCGGTGATCGACATGATCGGGTCCAGCGCCTGTGCCACCAGGGCAGCGGCACTGCTGAACCGCGATTCGTCCTCGACCGGCACACCGAGCAGTCGACAGATCACGGCCACCGGCAGCGGGTAGGCCAGCCCGGAGATGAGATCGGCCGAGCCGGCGTCGGCCATCGCGTCAAGTAGTCCGTCGACCGTGGCGGCAATCTCGGGCTCCAGCGCCCGCACCACCCTCGGCGCGAACGCCTGCTGGGCGAGCTTGCGCAGCCGAGTGTGATCCGGCGGGTCCAGGAAGAGGAATCCGGGTGTGTTTCCACGAGGCGGCACCGCGCCGGACGCCAGTTGTCGTTGCACGACAGAGGATTTCATGCTGTCGCTGCACGAGTCCGGATGCCGCAGCACCTCATCGCAGTCGGCGAAGGACGAGAACACCGTCATGTTCGATTCCGGCATGAGCAGCGGTCCGAGCTCACGGATCTGCGCGAACAGTGGGTAGGGGTTGGCCCGGTTGACGGGGTCGAGCATCTGGAGCAGCAGCATCTGCGGATCCGCAGTACTTGTCATCTCCTTATTCTACAAACGTCTAAGAGGCCCGCGGGCTGCCGTAATACCGGCCCAGGACGTCGGCCTGCAGCTCGTCGAACCGGCCGTCGAGGATCGACTGCCGGATCCGGTCGACCAGCCGGACCGTGAACCGCTCGTTGTGGATCGTGCACAACGTCGAGGACAGCATCTCCTTGGCCTTGAAAAGGTGATGGATGTAGGCCTTGGTGTAGTTCGCGCAGGTGTAACAGTCACATTCGGCATCGATGGGCGTGAAGTCGCGCTTGTAGCGCGCCCCGGTGATGTTGAACCGGCCCGTCGCCGAGTAGACGGCCGCATTGCGCGCCACCCGGGACGGGGACACACAGTCGAAGGTGTCCGCGCCGGCGGCGACCGCGGCAAACAGGTCGTCGGGTTCGCTGATGCCGAGCAAATGTCGCGGCTTGTCGTCGGGCAGCTCATCGGTCACCCAGCCGACGATGGTGGCCAGATTCTGCTTCTCCAGTGCGCCACCGATGCCAAACCCGTCGAAACCGATATCGGCCAGACCGCTGGCGGCCTGGCGGCGCAGATCCTCGTACTGCGCACCCTGCACCACCCCGAACAGCGCCTGATACGGCTTGTCATGGCGCACCTCGGTGAGCCGGCGATGCTCGGCCACACAGCGCACCGCCCAGTCATGGGTGCGGCGCACCGACTGTTCCTGATAACTGCGGGTATTGACCAGCGTGGTCAGCTCGTCGAAGGCGAAGATGATGTCCGCCCCCAGCTGATGCTGGATCCCGATGGACACCTCGGGGGTGAACCGGTGCGAGGATCCGTCACGGTGCGAGCGGAACGTCACCCCGTCCTCGTCGACATGGGCGAGGCGTTCCTTGCCTTCGGCGATGACATCGTCGGCCTGCACCCGGGTGGTGTCCATCGACAGCACCTTCTTGAACCCGACACCCAGTGACATCACCTGGAAGCCGCCACTGTCGGTGAACGTCGGCCCCGGCCAGTTCATGAAAGCGCCCAGTCCCCCGGCCTCGTCCACCACATCGGGCCCCGGCTG
It includes:
- a CDS encoding MBL fold metallo-hydrolase produces the protein MQQIRSDLWETRQDSPFPGLTTHAYLWTGGPGGNVLFYSTQTEADFAELQRLGGVAHQYLSHRDEAGPMLGRIAAHFGARLHAPAAELVDIGRHAHIDVPIGSRHVDANGIEVIPTPGHSPGSTSYLVPGANGQSYLFTGDTIFLGEDGDWAAGHLPGISDAAQLQDSLQVLGRLHPDLVISSAFPSESGVQVPGPRWAQCAAEARDRLAEVA
- the gluQRS gene encoding tRNA glutamyl-Q(34) synthetase GluQRS — encoded protein: MPGRSDGGRSGRFAPSPSADLHIGNLRTAVLAWLFARSTGRRFLIRVEDLDDRTFSDVAARQLADLTAIGVIPDDPPEYQTAHAGRYDTVIEELSRRGLVYECYCSRKDILGAPRAPHAPEGAYPGTCRDREPPADSHRPPALRLRSDTFSYTVTDVLHGEFTGVVDDFVLRRGDGVTAYNLAVVVDDAAQDIDQVVRGDDLLSSSPRQAYLAALLGYPPVTYAHVPLVLNAEGKRLAKRDGAVTLAEIGVAPALALIADSLGYSATTLDGMLGEFDPMSVPRQPWVYRPV
- a CDS encoding ABC transporter permease subunit (The N-terminal region of this protein, as described by TIGR01726, is a three transmembrane segment that identifies a subfamily of ABC transporter permease subunits, which specificities that include histidine, arginine, glutamine, glutamate, L-cystine (sic), the opines (in Agrobacterium) octopine and nopaline, etc.), whose amino-acid sequence is MLGNLQRVLLATLLTAAVILGAVGCGSPEGTGTDPIQSAGVLRVGTEGTYAPFSYHDPATGELVGYDIDVARAVGDQLGVTVEFVETPWDSIFAALEANRFDIVANQVTINPERQAKYDLSQPYTVGEGVIVTRADDDSISSLEDLSGKTTAQSITSNWAQVARDAGATVEGVEGFAQAITLLNQGRIDATVNDSVAVYAYLAETGDTSVKIAAQTGETSDQGFAARKDSGLLPELNGALDQLRADGRLTAISEKYLKADATGGATATAQTPGASPEVRSAFQLVLDNLWPLAKAALTMTIPLTLISFIIGLVIALAVALARLSSNVVVSNVARFYISIIRGTPLLVQLFIVFYALPEFGVRIDPFPAAVIAFSLNVGGYAAEIIRSAILSVPKGQWEAAETIGYHYAGALRRIILPQAARVAVPPLSNTLISLVKDTSLASTILVTELLRQAQIVAAPTFEFFALYGTAAIYYWVICLALSFGQARVEHRLERYVAR
- a CDS encoding amino acid ABC transporter ATP-binding protein, yielding MTEYRVEARGIEKAFGDNKVLRDVSFTVATGTATAIIGPSGSGKTTLLRTLNALDRADAGVIRVDDVEIDFATPTPKPEIRRFQSRSGFVFQGHNLFPHKTVLENIIEGPVIVQKRPKDEVVAEAVALLDQVGLAEKQDQYPFQLSGGQQQRVGIARALALKPKLVLFDEPTSALDPELVGEVLSVIKDLAVQGWTLVIVTHEIQFARQVSNQVLFTDNGVILEQGTPEEVIGNPRQERTRQFLDRILNPL
- a CDS encoding TetR/AcrR family transcriptional regulator; its protein translation is MTRRRLTGAERRTQLLDVARDIVAADGFPALTIERVAGQSGVTRTVVYQQFIDLAGLTTALLDRESAVAFSGIGSVQGARDIDELGRGILAYLHAAPTSWRIILRPPDGAPPEARVRLELGRAYARSVAARHLRVDPDSATVRILLAAIEELARLHLDDPAAHPDAEMLSYLGSLVGWAAGVTAG
- the hpnE gene encoding hydroxysqualene dehydroxylase HpnE, whose product is MGDDARRFVVIGGGLAGLASAVWLAEAGCAVTLLERRGSLGGRTHAMRAETGSNGPDDVPDNGQHVIASGYQHLYRYLTSVGTRQHIAFPKSSTLRWPDGRKVTMQTTGVGAIRTLFGVHPDASWADRLRAARATLLLGWQALRQPADLADISTEQWFDRVGMPAPAREALWDWLALGIAAEPVAQESAKVFANVLGTGIRLGIKHRTPVTIGYPTVDLDTLYIEGALRVFEERGVDVRYRAVARKINITDGAVTGVLLADGTEIPADAVVCAVPNSNIAGLLDDLPEHPEIYAAADKLGYTPIVSTNLYLDRPLGTESAFEGLIGGTGVIDEVFDRQIMHGRSTERSWLYCLTTSGAYEQIHKSNEEIVDEQLALLRRYYPAATEAKVLEAQVVKMPRATFSQVVGTDSLRPPQRTSVPSLVLAGDWTATDWSATMESAVQSAAKAVDLLLA